One Panicum virgatum strain AP13 chromosome 3N, P.virgatum_v5, whole genome shotgun sequence DNA segment encodes these proteins:
- the LOC120668062 gene encoding wall-associated receptor kinase-like 6 — MRERRRATITVTWKLLLMLAAAALASPSQQLSAAVGQQGPPVGLYGNCPTICGGVIVPYPFGITAGCSLPGGYDLTCDTSHTPPRLFLGDGTLQVVGISLENSTVRVVGPSIPILESLRDGYMANGTWGGRGWGLHNGPFVLSEEDNELVVLGCQLSAELVVTDPYNGDQVINTCGSICGAGLDLDKECQAPAKKQSRRCQRCSGLGCCQVPVPIGRAAYNVRLLSLNGDVNMPSSVFISEEGWFQQPYNYSNKPSSGIPAILAWAIGNATCPTDVGSTSCHSSYSTCRYLDRRYDKTTGTWPAWSSSFSYTCSCWDGYQGNPYIPHGCQDIDECKLPGKCYGTCTNMPGKYLCECPQGSSGDPHIPNGCVKPHASRTGLILALGAGIGAALLFVVLGTIFLIRKLKERRKRIQRERFFKQNRGQLLQQLVCHRTDIAERMIVTLEELEKATNNFDKSRELGGGGHGIVYKGILSSLHVVAIKKSKIVIQREINDFINEVAILSQMNHRNIVKLLGCCLETEVPLLVYEFISNGTLHNHLHVEAPLSLSWKDRLRIAVETARALAYLHSFASMPVIHRDIKSPNILLDDNLTVKLSDFGASRYVPIDQTGVDTAVQGTYGYLDPMYNITRHLTEKSDVYSFGVVLIELLTRKKPVSYRSPEGYDLVNHFGTLLSERNLADILDPQVSREGGGEVIDIALLAAICVKFVSAERPTMRHVEMALEGIYEAKVYISSDMSDDESEENYQLHDVSIGVTNLDTMSQGLRRRTGGKPIGNIMATKLSGHAGAAPPYSAPSPNNLHSHRLADARDARVLISHQGGRREVLMHGQGMWSSW; from the exons ATGCGTGAGCGCCGCAGAGCGACGATCACCGTGACATGGAAGCTGCTGCTGatgctcgccgcggcggcgctggcatcGCCGTCGCAGCAGCTCTCGGCGGCGGTTGGCCAGCAGGGCCCGCCGGTTGGGCTGTACGGGAACTGCCCGACCATCTGCGGGGGCGTGATCGTGCCGTACCCGTtcggcatcaccgccgggtgCTCCCTGCCTGGGGGGTACGACCTCACCTGCGACACGAGCcacacgccgccgcgcctcttCCTCGGCGACGGCACCCTCCAGGTCGTGGGCATCTCGCTCGAAAACTCCACCGTGCGCGTCGTCGGCCCCAGCATACCCATCCTCGAGTCCCTCCGGGACGGGTACATGGCCAACGGCACCTGGGGCGGCCGGGGGTGGGGCCTCCACAATGGGCCGTTCGTCCTGTCGGAGGAGGACAACGAGCTCGTCGTCCTGGGCTGCCAGCTCTCGGCGGAGCTGGTGGTAACCGATCCGTACAACGGCGACCAGGTCATCAACACCTGCGGGTCGATCTGCGGCGCGGGGCTCGACCTCGACAAGGAGTGCCAGGCGCCGGCGAAGAAGCAGAGCCGCCGGTGCCAGAGGTGCTCCGGACTCGGCTGCTGCCAGGTGCCGGTCCCCATCGGCCGGGCGGCGTACAACGTGCGGCTGCTGTCTCTCAACGGAGACGTGAACATGCCCAGTTCGGTGTTCATCTCCGAGGAAGGCTGGTTCCAGCAACCGTACAACTATTCCAACAAGCCGTCGTCTGGGATCCCGGCGATCCTGGCATGGGCGATC GGGAACGCGACGTGCCCCACGGACGTGGGCAGCACCTCATGCCACAGCAGCTACAGCACCTGCAGATACCTGGACCGCCGGTACGACAAGACCACTGGCACTTGGCCCGCTTGGAGTTCCAGCTTCAGTTACACCTGCAGCTGCTGGGACGGCTATCAAGGGAACCCTTACATCCCTCACGGATGCCAAG ATATTGATGAGTGCAAGCTTCCGGGTAAATGCTATGGCACTTGCACGAATATGCCTGGAAAGTATTTATGCGAATGCCCGCAAGGAAGCAGCGGGGATCCACATATTCCAAATGGGTGCGTAAAACCTCATGCATCACGTACAG GCCTCATCCTTGCTCTAGGAGCCGGAATTGGAGCTGCGCTTCTCTTTGTAGTCCTAGGAACCATATTTTTAATCCGTAAACTCAAGGAACGAAGGAAGAGGATCCAAAGGGAAAGATTCTTTAAGCAAAATCGTGGGCAGCTACTACAACAATTGGTATGCCACAGGACAGATATAGCTGAAAGAATGATTGTTACTTTGGAAGAGCTAGAGAAAGCCACTAACAACTTTGATAAATCTCGTGAGCTTGGTGGTGGAGGACATGGTATAGTATACAAGGGAATTTTGTCAAGTCTACATGTTGTGGCCATTAAAAAGTCCAAGATTGTGATACAAAGAGAAATCAATGATTTCATAAATGAGGTTGCTATCCTTTCTCAGATGAACCATAGAAACATTGTGAAGCTTCTTGGATGTTGCCTAGAAACAGAAGTTCCTTTGCTTGTTTACGAGTTTATTTCCAATGGCACCCTCCACAATCATCTTCATGTTGAGGCTCCATTGTCATTATCTTGGAAGGATAGATTGAGAATCGCAGTTGAAACTGCTAGGGCTCTCGCATATCTCCACTCTTTTGCTTCAATGCCAGTAATCCATAGAGATATCAAGTCTCCTAACATTCTTCTCGATGATAATTTGACAGTGAAGTTGTCAGATTTTGGTGCTTCAAGATATgttccaattgatcaaacaggTGTGGATACAGCGGTTCAAGGAACATATGGATACTTGGACCCTATGTACAATATCACAAGACACCTCACTGAGAAAAGCGATGTCTATAGTTTTGGTGTTGTTCTTATAGAGCTGCTTACTCGAAAGAAACCAGTTTCTTACAGATCCCCAGAGGGTTATGATCTCGTAAACCATTTTGGAACTCTTTTATCGGAGAGAAACTTAGCTGACATACTAGATCCACAAGTATCCAGGGAGGGAGGTGGAGAAGTTATTGACATTGCTCTTTTGGCAGCAATATGTGTGAAGTTTGTAAGTGCAGAGCGGCCAACGATGAGACATGTGGAGATGGCGCTTGAAGGTATCTATGAGGCAAAAGTGTATATCTCGAGTGACATGTCCGATGATGAATCTGAAGAGAACTACCAATTGCATGATGTATCTATTGGTGTGACAAACTTGGATACTATGAGTCAAGGGTTGCGACGACGCACAGGTGGCAAACCGATTGGTAACataatggcaacaaaattatcaGGCCACGCAGGGGCTGCCCCTCCCTATTCTGCTCCATCACCAAACAACTTGCACTCGCATCGGCTCGCCGATGCTAGAGATGCTAGAGTGCTTATATCTCACCAGGGAGGCCGTAGGGAGGTTCTAATGCATGGGCAGGGGATGTGGTCTTCGTGGTGA